The region caggtatttctttatagcaatgtgaacaCAGacacagactaatacagtggccAATGCCATCTCTCCATTTAAGTACTTTTCATCATTCTCATTTCACATAAGCATTCAGCTGATATATCCTGTGATTTCCCCCAATACATTAACACTTTTTCTCTATCCTTATCACAAATATTTTAGTCTGAGTCCTGATCATCTTTATTATTCCAGTAATCTCTTTATTGGATCCCCTTCAATTCATCAGCAGGCCCCTCTGCTATTCTGTATCACTCCTGTTAAAACCCTACAATAATGGTATTCTCTTACTATATGGATCAAACTTTTCCATTCTGTATCACTCCTGTTAAAACCTTACAATATTTGTTCTCTTACTGTATGGATCAAACTTTTCCACAGTGTCTCAAAGCATTTCATCCCAAATAGTCTGTGCCACTCATTTCGGAAATACCTATGAAAATTCGCTTTGTTGTTTACCATATTTCCTCCTTGAAATCTTCTTCACATCACTGTTGAACGCCTGAAACATCTTTGCACCTCATTGGAAATATGacctatttttaattattcagaTGGTATGTTAAATTTCCCTAAGAGAATTTTCTAGGTTCATTAAAAGAAAGCTAATGTCTTACAAAACTACTGAATCACAAACTCTCCTCTAGGATCTGTACCTTGATGTTTTTAGCCTTGTCTCTCATTTTGAAGTGTGTTCCACCATCTACCATCTATGACATATTCTGTAATTTATTTATCAATGGTCTTATTTCTCTACAAAACACttactcatatgtttatttgcaTTTAGAAATAAACTTAGATATTTTCTGATTTAATAATGGCAAGAATTGATGTTGTCATACATGAGCAAGGTAGGAGGAAAAAACTACCCACTTCTTATCTACatcaaaaaattcattttaataaaatattttattaaattttaaaatcaaaatttgaaatgttttgaattGTGAATTGTAATAAGAAATGTGAATTATTGCAATAgttgaaaatgtagaagaaaacaaCCTCATGACCATAATTtttttagaatataaatatatttatataatataaacttaTAGACATGTGTGTTCCTATTGCAGAGAAGTATTACAGGTAGTCAATAAAAGGTTTTTCAAGTATAAAAATACTTTACATCATGAAAAATTTGGGGGGAAGATGGAAATATTaatgagaaaaaggaatgatATAAAATCTCATGCTATTGAAAAAAGAGCTCTCATACACACACTttccactttttttaaaaatacaaatttcaggTAGCAAATCCTGGTGGTACTTAGAATTCTGTGGATGCATTTAAAGAGCACTCTAatagtcttatttttaaatgttaatacaACATTCTAAAAATTATACTCTTTGTAACTATGTTAAGTCATGAGGAAGAATTTAGGAAGTTCACTTAAAAATGTGCGATGAGGTACATagtacatatatttcaaaattctaTTGGGAGTATGAgaacaaaaagtttgaaaacaaatGTTCTAACCAGTTTCCATATCAACGTGGATATAAAAATATCCTGCTAAGGCCTGAAGATGGACATAATGACACAGGAGAAAATGGGCCCAAATAGAGTATAGtatctcttaaaattaaaaatacacctTTCCTCTTATCTGGCAATCCCACTTTTGGGATCTATCCCACAGAAGTAAAGGCACCACCATTTAAAGATACAGTTGTGATGATATTCGCCACACAAGGTAAAACACCAAGAAAATCCTGAGTATCAATTAATAGGGCAATGGCTTAAAAATACTGGAACATTAATACTACAGACATTATACaaccatttaaaataatgagttagatCTATAAGGCTTTGAGGGATGGTCATGAGGGTGTCCATGATACACTAAAGAATGAAAAACGCAAGTTGCAGAGTAAAATGCATAATATAatccacttttaaaaatagaaagattacTAACTccccaaatatgtatatataaataaatacttatgaGCACAAAAAAAGTACAGCATTCCTACATGCCAAAGTGTTAACGCTGGTTATCTCAAGAAATTGGGGCAGGGAAAAGCTCTTCCTTAcacatttccacattttcttacCATTTGAATAAGATAACATAGTTGAGTGTTTTTCAATACTGAAATTCGTGGATTTGGAAATACACAGAAATTCaagtatttgttaaaatttttaaaagtaaacatctACAAATTtgacacagatttttttctttccttttttggagacggagtctcgctccgtcgcccaggctggaatgcagtggcgcgatctcggctcctgcaagctccgcctcccaggttcatgccattctcctgcctcagcctccagagtagctgggactacaggcgcccgccaacacgcctggctaatttttttgtatttttagtagagagggggtttcactgtgttagccaggatggtctcgagctcctgacctcgtgatccacccgcctcggcctcccaaagtgctgggattacaggcgtgagccaccgcgcccagcccatgtgACACAGATTTCTATGcaaaaaataagagcaaaaaatggagaaaggaataaaCAAGGTAAAAAAGGACATGGAATTTATTTCAGTGTGGGTAAACAAATAATTCTGAATTGCATTATGTAATATTAAAACTTACCGTACAACAGTATTGAAGGGCTATTGCATTTAATGTATCTCCTTCTTGTATATCTTTTGTTAATACTATAATGTCGTCAAGTCTATCTCTTGATGTACTTCTTcggactttctcttttcctctggatCGAAGCTCATACACTTCAGCATCCTCCTCCAAAATATCATTGTCTGAACAATTTCCAAATGCATGTACTTGACCACTTGACTGAACTCCTGGAAGAGGAAAACTACGATTCTGATGCCTCCCTGCCATAATGTTaaaatctggaggaaaaaaaaaaaagcagagaaaattttGGAATGTAGCTGATCCAACTGACTGATTTGCATGCATCGTACATTCAGGACacaatcttttgtttttgttttaatggttTTAGTTATTTAAACATTTAGGTTTAagttcgtttttttgttttgtttttttgagatggagtctcactctgtcacccaggctggagtgcagtagtgcgatctcagctcactgcaacctttgcctcccaggtttaagtgattctcctgtttcagtctcccgagtagctgggataacaggcgcccaccaccacgcccagctaatttttgtatttttagtagagacagggcttcaccatgttggccacgctggtctcgaactcttgacctcaggtgatccgcccacctcagcctcccaaagtgctaggattacaggtgtgagccactgcacctggcctaggttCAGGTTTTACAACTGTTAAAGTGTAACAAACGTTATTTGGCAGTGGAGACAAACGTATGGGAAGAAGAGGTAATCTCCTCTATTAGATCATATATCACTAAACACGTGGAGTAATTACATATCAACAAAGGCAAATTGCTataatttttttggtaaaaatataacttattataaaattaaatactataaaatattacattaaatataaaatcacaAATTCCCCTTATTCTGAGTATGTgaagaaaatcagagaaataaTTGTGTTATGTCTGAAAAACTTGTGACTATATAACTTATAGCTCTGATGGAATCAAAGCatgttttatatacacataatacTTTCATGAATTCAAAACTTTCCAGCTTGTTCTGCATTTTAAGTTCATTCAGGATTGGAGTATCTTTCGTATTACTTCCTCCTGGGCTTTGGTATTTATATTTAGTGCAGATATGCCTGCTACATAGGTTATGATTTTGCTTCCCTGGAAGCAGGAATTTTTCTTCCCTGGAAGCTTTTTAGCCAACTTAAGAGTCCTCATCAAATTCAGTTTATGGTCCATAAAGACTGTGAACAGATTTTAGGTCACTGTGTTCATTTATACTTTAGAAAAACCACTGTAAGACTGACTGGG is a window of Pongo pygmaeus isolate AG05252 chromosome 4, NHGRI_mPonPyg2-v2.0_pri, whole genome shotgun sequence DNA encoding:
- the LYSMD3 gene encoding lysM and putative peptidoglycan-binding domain-containing protein 3 isoform X2; its protein translation is MAGRHQNRSFPLPGVQSSGQVHAFGNCSDNDILEEDAEVYELRSRGKEKVRRSTSRDRLDDIIVLTKDIQEGDTLNAIALQYCCTVCQNSSKKVQFLDRNTLSSKRKTDVTSFICSILF